The Streptomyces sp. DG1A-41 genomic sequence CCGTGTTCGTCGCCTCGGCGGCGACCGTCATCCCGCAGCTGCTCGTGCCGCTGGTCGCCGAGCGCGCCCCGGCCGAGCGGCGTGCCCGCCATGTCGCGGCCGTCATCGCGGGCCTGTTCACCGGCATCGTCGCGGCCCGGGTGCTGGGCGGACTGGCCGGACAGGCCTTCGGCTGGCGCTGGGTGTTCGCGGGCGCGGCCGTGCTGACCCTCGTCCTGGGGCTCGCGACCGCCCTCGTCCTGCCGTCGCAGCGGCGGCGGGAAGGCCCGCTGTTCGCCGGCCTCGCCGCGCTGCCCTCGGTGCTGCGCCGCTCGCCCGACCTGTGGCGCGCCTGCCTGCGGCAGGCCGGGATGTTCGGGGCGTGGAGCGCGCTGTGGACCTCGCTCGCCCTGCTGCTGACCGGGCCGGCGTACGGGCTGTCCACCGCGACGGCCGGGCTCTTCGGGCTCTTCGGACTGACGGCGAGTGCGGTGGCGCCGCTGGCCGGCGGGCTCGTGGACCGATTCGGCGCGGAGCGTGTGGTGCGGTCCGCGTATCTGCTCGCCACCGTGTCCGTGCCGCTGTTCTGGCTGGGCGGGCACACGCTGGGCGCGCTGTTCGCCGCCGCGGTCCTGATCCACGCGGCGCTGGTGGCGTCCCACGTCGCCAACCAGACCCTCGCCCTGACCGCCACGTCCACCCCGGCCACCGCCAACACCGCCTATGTGGTCTCCGGTTTCGCGGGCGGCGCCGGCGCCTCGGCCCTCGCCGGGTTCGCCTTCAGCCACTTCGGGTGGGGCGGGGTGTGCGGGGTGGCGGCGGTGTGGCTGCTGTTGGGATGGGGGTTGAGCTGGTCGCGGCGGTGAGACGCTGCGGTCGGGCGGGCCCTGGTGCGCCGGACAGAACCATGGAGTCGGTCCGGCGCACATGACGTAGCTATGGCTTGCTCGGGTCGGTCAGGCGTCGGCCTCGGCTCTCCGCGATACGGAGGGCGTCCCGCAATGCCTCGGTCAGGCGCTCGGCGAGGTGGCGGAGGTCGCCGGGCTGGGTGTCGGGGAGCAAGGAGAGGGCGTGGTCGACGAGTTGGTCGCCCATCTGGAGTTGAACCGGCTTCGTGGCAGCGGCGAGTCGGGAGACCGGGCCGCCGTGGCGGTCGGTGATCACGCAGCTGTGTTTGCCCTCAGGGCCGGGCCGAGAAAGCTGACGGGGCTCGTTCGCATCAGGCGGCCTCCGACACGTTGGCTGGTCACGTGAGGTCCGAGAGATCCTCTCGGGTGAGAGAAATCGAGCCGGCGGCGGTGTTTTCCTCCAGGTGGGCGACGGAGCCGGTTCCGGGGATGGCCAGGGCCACGGGTGAGGAGGCGAGCAGCCAGGCCAGGGCGATCTGAGGGACTGTGGCGCCACGCCGGTCCGCGATCTTGGCGATGCGGTCACCGGTGAGGTCGCTCACCCCGCCGCCCAGCGGGAAGAACGGCACATAGGCGATGCCGGCCTCCTCGCAGGTGGCCAGGAGCTCCATGTCATCGCGCTTGGCGGCGTGGAAGTGGTTCTGGACGGCTGAGACGGGTGCGATCGCACGGGCCTCGGCGACGTGGCCGGTGCCGACGTTGCTCAGGCCGAGGTGGCGGATCAGGCCTTCCTCACGCATGGCGGCCAGCGCCTCGAAGCGTTCGGCGACGGATTCGCCCTGGGGTGGCGGCTCGATGCCCCCGATGCGCAGGTAGACCAGATCGAGGCGGTCCACGCCGAGGGCTTCGAGGTTCTCCTCGACCAACGGCCGTAGCTCCGCGGGATCGGTGGTCCCGGCCAGGCCCCCGTCGTGGGTGCGGACCGGGCCGACCTTGGTCGCGATGACCAGGTCGGCCGGGTAGGGGTGGAGGGCCTCGCGGATCAGGGCGTTGGCTCGAACGGTGCCGTCGCCGCTGGTGTAGAAGGCGGCGGTGTCGATGTGGTTGACACCGAGTTCAACGGCGCGACGCAGGACGGCGCGACCGGTTTCGGGATCGCGGGCCGGACCACGGAAGCTGTTCGTGGCCAGTCGCATGGCCCCGAAGCCGATCCGGCTGACCAGAAGGTCACCACCGAGGCGGTAGTCATTGCTCATGAATTCAGCTTCGTGGGTGAGGAGTTCGTGCCGCGAACCCGTGGCAGCTTGCTGCCAACGGGCAGAATGGCGGGGTGGCAGAGATCGTGACGATCCGCGGTGACCTGGAGCTCCTCGCTCGTACCGAGCATCTGTTCTCCTCTGTCCGGGAGGAGTTCATCTGTGCCGCCCGCGATCTCAACACCTGGTCACGCCCCGGAGCCCGGCAGGCCGCCCGCGACCGGCTGGGAAGCAGCGGCACTCCGCAGATCCGCAAGCTCTACAGCCCCGCTGTGCTGGCTGACGAGCGTAGCCGCGAGCACCTGAGCGAGCTTGTCGGCAGGGGCGCCCAGGTGCGGATCGCCGCCACCGCTTGCCCCCACGAGACGATCGTCATCGACCGCCGGTTCGCAATCCTCGCCGGCTTGAACGCCCCCGAAGGCCGTGAGTACACCATGACCACCGCGTCCAGTCTGGTCGGCGGGACATACGCGCTGTTCGAAGCCGCCTGGGAAACCGCCACCGATCTCACAGCGTTCCCGCACGGCGACCAGCCCCGGCTCGATGCCGAGAGCCGGACCGTCCTGCGGGCGCTCGGCTCGGGCGCCACCGACGAGACAGCCGCACGGGAGCTCGGCATGTCCCTGCGAACCCACCGTCGCCCGGTCGCCGAACTACTCAACGCCCTGGACGCGGGTTCGCGGTTCCAGGCCGGGATGCGCGCGGGCGAGCTGGGCCTGCACGGCTGAGGCGTCGGACCAGCGCCGGTCAGCGACATCCGCGACGCCCGCAGCCCTCATCGGCCGTCGCCACCTTGCAGCGCGCATCTAGCCCGCGGCGATGACGGCCTGGATCAGGCCCGGGAATCGGCGGTCCAGGTCGTCCTTACGGAGGCGCATGTACAACCCGTTCCCAGCGTCGCGCTGATACACCAGGCCCGCCTCGCGCAGCACTCGCCAGTGACGGGTGCGGCTGGACTTGCTCACCGGCATGTCGAAGGAAGCGCAGAGCCGCTCTTCGTCCGGCCGTTCGGCCAGTTCGGCCACGACCCGGCGCCGGTTCGCATCGGCAAGCGCCAAGAGGATCGGCCCCACTTCCAGCTCCTCAGCGCGAGGGTGCGCCAACTCGCCCGCCGCCATCACTTCACCCCTCGACAAGGTACGCCTATGCGCGTACCTTTCCTGCAGGTACGCAATCAGGCGTACCTTACCGCTGGGGGAGTCATGTCCGCACCCGCATCGCCACGTCGCCGAGTTCTGTCGCGTATCCGCTTGTCACTGCGCAAGCTCCTGCTCATCGAACACTCGCCCTTCCTGAGCCTCTGACTCGGCTGGGCACGGTCAGAGCCGCGTCACATCCAGCTCCCCCTCCGCGTACTGCCTGCGCAGCACCTTCTTGTCGAACTTGCCGACACTCGTCTTCGGGACCGCCTCGATGACCGTCCAGCGCTCCGGGAGCTGCCACTTGGCGACTCCGCCCTCGGCGGCGAGGAAAGCGCGCAGGGTCTCGAACGTGGCGGAGGAGCCCTCCTTGAGGACGACCGTGGCCAGGGGGCGCTCGCCCCACTTCTCGTCGGGGACGGCGACGACGGCCGCCTCGGCCACCTCGGGGTGGGACATGAGCGCGTTCTCCAGCTCCACCGACGAGATCCACTCGCCGCCGGACTTGATGACGTCCTTGGCCCGGTCGGTGAGGGTGAGGTAGCCGTCGGGGGAGATCGTCCCCACGTCGCCCGTCTTGAGCCAGCCGTCCTCGCTGAACTTGTCGGCGGGGCGGAGGGGGTCGGCGTCCGGGCCGTTGTAGTAGGCGCCGGCGATCCACGGGCCGCGCACCTCCAGCTCGCCGGCCGACTCGCCGTCCCAGGGGAGGCGTTCGCCGCCCGGGCCGGTCAGCCGGGCCTCGACGCCGGCCGGGAAACGGCCCTGGGTGAGGCGGTAGGCGAACTCCTCCTCCGTGCCGACCACACCGGCCGGGGGACGGGCGACCGTGCCGAGCGGGGACGTCTCCGTCATGCCCCAGGCGTGGCAGACCCGCATGCCCAGCTTGTCGAAGGCCTCCATGAGGGACGGCGGACAGGCCGAGCCGCCGATGGTGACCTGGGTGAGGGAGGAGACGTCACGGGGGTGCGCGGTCAGCTCGGCGAGCAGGCCCTGCCAGATGGTCGGGACGGCGGCGGCATGGGTCGGCTTCTCGCCCTCGATCATCGCGGCGAGCGGGGCCGGCTGGAGGAAGCGGTCAGGCATCAGCAGGTTCACGCCGGTCATGAAGGTCGCGTGCGGCAGCCCCCACGCGTTCACATGGAACTGCGGCACTACGACCAGCGAGGTGTCCTCGTCGGTCAGGCCCATCGACTGGGCCATGTTGACCTGCATGGAGTGCAGATAGATGGAGCGGTGGCTGTAGACCACGCCCTTGGGGTCGCCGGTGGTGCCGGAGGTGTAGCACATGGCGGCGGCCTGGCGTTCGTCCAGCCGCGGCCAGTCGTACGCGGCCGGCTTCCCGGCGATCAGGTCGTCGTACTCGTGGACCCGCGCGGTCGCGTCCGCGATCAGGGAGCGGTCCCCGGGGCCGGAGACGACCACGTGCTCGACCGTCTTCAGGTGCGGGAGCAGCGGGGCGAGCAGGGGGAGCAGCGAACCGTTGGCGATGATCACGCGGTCGGCCGCGTGGTTGACGATCCAGGCCAGCTGCTCGGGCGGGAGCCGGAGGTTCAGGGTGTGGAGGACCGCGCCCATGGACGGGATCGCGAAGTAGGCCTCCACATGCTCCGCGTTGTTCCACATCAGGGTGGCGACCCGGTCGTCGCCGGCGACGCCGAGGTCCTCGCGCAGGGCGTGTGCGAGCTGGGCCGCGCGGGCGCCGATCTCGGCGAAGGTGCGGCGGTGCGGCTCGCCCTCACCGGTCCAGGTGGTCACCCGCGATGTCCCGTGGATCGTCGACCCGTGGGTCAGGATCCTCGAGGTCAGCAGCGGTACGTCCTGCATGGTGCTCAGCACGGCGTCCTCCCGGGGCGACATTGCCTGCGCGGTGGTAAAGGTTGCGCTGATTCTGCGCACATACCGCGTGGTATGTCACTAAGACCGGGTGATCGATCACACCACGGCTGCCGACGGAACCGCTCACCGGCGGCCGACACATCCGCTCAACTACGGACAAGCCCCAGCTCAGCGTCCTCGCGGAGCTTGCCGAGCGCACGGGAGACGGCCGACTTCACCGTGCCCACCGAGACGCCGAGCACCTCGGCCGTCTGGGCCTCGCTGAGGTCCTCGTAGTACCGGAGGACCACCATCGCCCGCTGCCGGGCCGGCAGCCGCATGATCGCCCGCCACATCGCGTCGCGCAGCGCCTGCTGCTCGGCCGGGTCGTCACCGCCGGGCACCGGCTCCGTCTCGGGCAGCTCGTCGCAGGCGAACTCGTCGACCTTGCGCTTGCGCCACTGCGACGTCCGCGTGTTCAGCAGCGCCCGGCGGACATAGCCGTCGAGGGCGCGGTGGTCCTCGATGCGCTCCCAGGCGACGAACGTCTTGGCGAGCGCGGTCTGCAACAGGTCCTCCGCGTCGCTCGGGTTGCCCGTGAGCGAGCGGGCGGTACGCAGCAGCACCGGCTGGCGGGCCCTGACGTACGACGAGAACGACGGGTACGGAAGGGTCTGCGCCGCTGGTGCAGCGGCCTTCGACGCGCTGGTGCAGACGAGTGTGGTCATGGCTCAACGCTATGAGCGGGGCCGCCTTCAGCGGATCGGCCGCAGGTCCCGAAGCGGGGTCCCCCTCAGGTTGTAGGGGTAGGGCTTGCTGCACCTCCTGTAGGTGGAGCGGAGGGCCCGGGGGACTGCGGGTTCACCCCTGAGGGTCGGCGGTCAGTACCAGCCCCGACGTGGGAACGCCCGTCCCCGCCGTCACCAGGACCCGCTCCGCACCCGGTATCCGGTTCACCGCCGTCCCCCTGATCTGCCGGACGGCCTCCGCCACCCCGTTCATCCCGTGCAGGTACGCCTCCCCCAGCTGCCCGCCGTGCGTGTTGAGCGGCAGGCGCTCCTCGGCCACGAAGTCCGGCGCCTCGCCGGGGCCGCAGAAGCCGAACTCCTCCAGCTGCATCAGCACGAACGGAGTGAAGTGGTCGTAGAGGATCCCTACGTCGATGTCGGCCGGTGCGAGCCCCGAGGTCCGCCACAGCTGCCGGGCCGCCACCGCCGTCTCGGGCAGGCCGGTCAGGTCGTCGCGGTAGAAGCCGGTCATCTGTTCCTGCGCGCGTCCCGCGCCCTGGGCGGCCGCCGCGATCACGGCCGGCGGGTGGGGCAGGTCGCGGGCCCGCTCCACGGAGGTGACGACGAGCGCCTGTCCGCCGTCCGTCTCCTGGCAGCAGTCCAGCAGCCGCAGCGGCTCGGCGATCCACCGGGACGCGGCGTGGTCGGCCAGGGTGATGGGCCGGCCGTGGAAGTAGGCCGCCGGGTTGGTCGCCGCGTACTTGCGGTCGACGACGGCCACGTGTCCGAAAGCCTCCGGGGTCAGGCCGTAGGTGTGGAGGTAGCGCCGGGCCGCCATCGCCACCCACGCGGCCGGGGTGAGCAGGCCGAACGGCAGCACCCAGCCGAGCGCCGTGCCCTCCGCCGACGGCTCCCGGTGCCGTACCCCGGAGCCGAAGCGGCGGCCCGAGCGCTCGTTGAACGCCCGGTAGCAGACGACCACGTCCGCCACGCCCGCGGCGATCGCCAGGGCCGCCTGCTGGACGGTGGCGCAGGCCGCGCCGCCGCCGTAGTGGATCCGGGAGAAGAAGGAGAGCTCGCCGATGCCCGCCGCCTGGGCCACGGTGATCTCGGGGCTGGTGTCCATGGTGAACGTGACCATCCCGTCCACGTCGGCCGGCGTCAGCCCCGCGTCCGCGAGGGCCGCGTGCACCGCCTCGACGGCCAGGCGCAGTTCGCTGCGGCCCGAGTCCTTGGAGAACCCGGTGGCCCCGATGCCGGCGATGGCGGCGCGCCCGCCGAGACCGTCCCGCCCTCTCAGGCTCATCCCGGAACCCTCACCGTCACCGTGCCCGTGACGTGCGTGCCGATGCCGTTCGCGCCGACGACCCGGACCGTCACCCTCTCCCCGTCGATCTCCTCGACCGCGCCCGTCAGCACCATCGTGTCGCCGGGATGGTTGGGCGCGCCCAGCCGGATCGCCACCCGGCGCAGCTCGGCCCGGGGGCCGAAGTGGTCGGTGATGTACCGCCCGACCAGGCCGTTGGTCGTCAGGATGTTCATGAAGATGTCGGGGGAGCCCTTCCGCCGGGCCGGCTCCGGGTCGTGGTGGACGTCCTGGTAGTCGCGGGACGCGATCGCCCCGGCGACGATCAGGGTGCGGGTGATCGGGATCTCCAGGGGCGGGAGGCGGTCACCGGCGTTCACCGCGCCACCCCCTGGAAGACGGGCAGCACCAGCTCGTCGTCGTACCGCCGGAATTCCAGCCGCACCGGCATCCCGACGCACACCTTGTCGTACGGCATTCCCACCACGTTGCTGACGATCCGCACGCCCTCCGCCAGTTCGATCAGCCCGACCGCGTAGGGAGGCTCGAAGGCCGGGAAGGGCGGGTGGTGCATGACGACGTACGAATAGACCGTGCCCTCGCCGCTCGCCGCTACGGTGTCCCACCCCAGGGAACCACAGCCGTTGCAGCCCGGCAGCCAGGGGAAACGCAGGGTGCCGCAGCCGGTGCAGCGCTGGATCAGCAGCTCCCGGCGCGCCACGCCCTCCCAGAAACCGGCGTTGTCGCGGTTGACGACGGGGCGCGGGCGGCGTTCCTGCTGCTTCTTCGGCAGGCGTGCGGGGGCGTACTTGAGGATGCGGAAGCGGTGGGTGCCGGCGAGTTCGCCGCCCGCCCTGACGTCCGTGCGGGTGGTGACGAAGTACCCCGGTCCCAGCTTGGTGGTCTTGCGCTCCGACACCGACTCGATCACCGAGTCGAAGGTGATCTCGTCCCCGGGGCGCAGGGGGCGGAGGTACTCCTGCTCGCAGTCGGTGGCGACGACGGCGTGGTGTCCCGACTCGTCGAGCAGGCGGAGGAGTTCGTCGTAGGCCGCGGTGCGTTCGGGGCGGCCGGAGAGACCGGCCATGGTCCACGCCTGGAGCATGGTGGGGGGAGCGATGGCGTCCGGGCCCGTGTACGCCGGGTTGGTGTCGCCCATGGCCTCGCACCAGTGCCTGATCATCGCCTCGTTGACGGGGTCCCGGCCGACCCCGGTGGCGGCGGCCGGACGGCCCTCGTAGGCCTTCAGGCGCGCCTCGAACTCCTCGTGGACCTCCGGCTCACCACTCACGGTTTCTGACTGTCCGTCAGATCAGCGCGCCCGTCAAGGCCCGACGTCGCGGAAAACCCCTGCGCGGCGGCACCGAAGTACCGCCGCACAGGCGCTCGTCACCCCACGAAGCACACCCACACACACGGTCCGATGCCGTACACCGGCCCGCTCAGCTCACCACCACAGCGGGGCGAAGCTGACGGCGGTGTTGGCGTTGCCCTGGTTGACGGCCGTGAACGCCGAGCCGTTGACCTGGGCGGTGTTGCTCTGGCTGGAGGCACCCTCGCCGACGGCCTGCTGCTGGGTGGTGGCCGAGTTGCCGAAGTTGTCGCCGCCGACGCCGCTGCCGAGGATGCCCTGCTCGGCCTCCGTGGCGGACGCGATCGATCCGTTGCCCGCGAAGGCGCCGTTGTCCGCCGTCGCGACTCCGGTGAAGAGGGCGGCCGCGAGCGGAAGGGCGGAGACGGCGGCGATGACGCGGACGGTACGGGTACGTGCCATGTTGTTGTCCCTCCAGGACTTCAGAAGTACTGCTGCCACCAGGGAAGTTGGCCGGTCACCCCGGTGCGGTGCTCGACGTCGCGAGTCCAGAGTTGCCCACCGAATCCCCGGCGAACCATCCCGGAAGCCACCATTCGCACTCAAGCGTGATGACAAGTCGATAAACCCCTTTGCGTCACTCCTGTCCCGGACGGGAGCAGAAGGGGGCGTTCGAACCCAGGCGCCGCAAGGGACGAAGCGTTCCAGCGCTTTCCCGTCCGACTCTCCGCCCCGGCGCGTCGCACCCGCTCCCTCTTTCCTTTTTCGAACGTACGTACGAAACTAGTAGCATGGCCACCACCGACCGGCAGGCCACGACGCTGGCCCTCGCACACGCCCTGTCAGCCGCCGAACGCGGACTGGCCGTCATCCCGTTGTCCCGCACCAAGCTCCCGGCGCTGCGCTCCCCGCACCGCGAGGACCCCGTCCCCTCCGCCTGCCACGGCGAGTGCGGCCGGCTCGGCCACGGGGTCTACGACGCCTCCAGCGATCCGGCCCGCATCCGCGAGCTGTTCGCCGCGGCGCCCTGGGCGACCGGTTACGGCATCGCCTGCGGCCTGCCCCCGCACCATCTGATCGGCATCGACCTGGACGTGAAGACCGGCACGGACTCCTCGTCCGCCCTGCGCGAGCTGGCCCTGCGGCACCTGTTCACCATCCCGCCGACCGTGGTCGTCGTGACCCCGTCCGGCGGTCGCCACCTCTGGCTGAGCGGCCCGCCCGACGTGGTCGTGCCCAACTCGGCGGGCCGCCTCGCGCCCGGCATCGACATCCGGGGCGCCGGCGGCTACCTCGTCGGCCCCGGCTCCCGCACCGGCCAGGGCGTGTACGCCGCGGCGCCGGGG encodes the following:
- a CDS encoding SigE family RNA polymerase sigma factor, which codes for MTTLVCTSASKAAAPAAQTLPYPSFSSYVRARQPVLLRTARSLTGNPSDAEDLLQTALAKTFVAWERIEDHRALDGYVRRALLNTRTSQWRKRKVDEFACDELPETEPVPGGDDPAEQQALRDAMWRAIMRLPARQRAMVVLRYYEDLSEAQTAEVLGVSVGTVKSAVSRALGKLREDAELGLVRS
- a CDS encoding MaoC family dehydratase; translation: MNAGDRLPPLEIPITRTLIVAGAIASRDYQDVHHDPEPARRKGSPDIFMNILTTNGLVGRYITDHFGPRAELRRVAIRLGAPNHPGDTMVLTGAVEEIDGERVTVRVVGANGIGTHVTGTVTVRVPG
- a CDS encoding oxidoreductase; the protein is MSNDYRLGGDLLVSRIGFGAMRLATNSFRGPARDPETGRAVLRRAVELGVNHIDTAAFYTSGDGTVRANALIREALHPYPADLVIATKVGPVRTHDGGLAGTTDPAELRPLVEENLEALGVDRLDLVYLRIGGIEPPPQGESVAERFEALAAMREEGLIRHLGLSNVGTGHVAEARAIAPVSAVQNHFHAAKRDDMELLATCEEAGIAYVPFFPLGGGVSDLTGDRIAKIADRRGATVPQIALAWLLASSPVALAIPGTGSVAHLEENTAAGSISLTREDLSDLT
- a CDS encoding DNA-binding response regulator, with the translated sequence MAEIVTIRGDLELLARTEHLFSSVREEFICAARDLNTWSRPGARQAARDRLGSSGTPQIRKLYSPAVLADERSREHLSELVGRGAQVRIAATACPHETIVIDRRFAILAGLNAPEGREYTMTTASSLVGGTYALFEAAWETATDLTAFPHGDQPRLDAESRTVLRALGSGATDETAARELGMSLRTHRRPVAELLNALDAGSRFQAGMRAGELGLHG
- a CDS encoding ArsR family transcriptional regulator, whose translation is MAAGELAHPRAEELEVGPILLALADANRRRVVAELAERPDEERLCASFDMPVSKSSRTRHWRVLREAGLVYQRDAGNGLYMRLRKDDLDRRFPGLIQAVIAAG
- a CDS encoding long-chain fatty acid--CoA ligase codes for the protein MSPREDAVLSTMQDVPLLTSRILTHGSTIHGTSRVTTWTGEGEPHRRTFAEIGARAAQLAHALREDLGVAGDDRVATLMWNNAEHVEAYFAIPSMGAVLHTLNLRLPPEQLAWIVNHAADRVIIANGSLLPLLAPLLPHLKTVEHVVVSGPGDRSLIADATARVHEYDDLIAGKPAAYDWPRLDERQAAAMCYTSGTTGDPKGVVYSHRSIYLHSMQVNMAQSMGLTDEDTSLVVVPQFHVNAWGLPHATFMTGVNLLMPDRFLQPAPLAAMIEGEKPTHAAAVPTIWQGLLAELTAHPRDVSSLTQVTIGGSACPPSLMEAFDKLGMRVCHAWGMTETSPLGTVARPPAGVVGTEEEFAYRLTQGRFPAGVEARLTGPGGERLPWDGESAGELEVRGPWIAGAYYNGPDADPLRPADKFSEDGWLKTGDVGTISPDGYLTLTDRAKDVIKSGGEWISSVELENALMSHPEVAEAAVVAVPDEKWGERPLATVVLKEGSSATFETLRAFLAAEGGVAKWQLPERWTVIEAVPKTSVGKFDKKVLRRQYAEGELDVTRL
- a CDS encoding OB-fold domain-containing protein, with protein sequence MSGEPEVHEEFEARLKAYEGRPAAATGVGRDPVNEAMIRHWCEAMGDTNPAYTGPDAIAPPTMLQAWTMAGLSGRPERTAAYDELLRLLDESGHHAVVATDCEQEYLRPLRPGDEITFDSVIESVSERKTTKLGPGYFVTTRTDVRAGGELAGTHRFRILKYAPARLPKKQQERRPRPVVNRDNAGFWEGVARRELLIQRCTGCGTLRFPWLPGCNGCGSLGWDTVAASGEGTVYSYVVMHHPPFPAFEPPYAVGLIELAEGVRIVSNVVGMPYDKVCVGMPVRLEFRRYDDELVLPVFQGVAR
- a CDS encoding bifunctional DNA primase/polymerase is translated as MATTDRQATTLALAHALSAAERGLAVIPLSRTKLPALRSPHREDPVPSACHGECGRLGHGVYDASSDPARIRELFAAAPWATGYGIACGLPPHHLIGIDLDVKTGTDSSSALRELALRHLFTIPPTVVVVTPSGGRHLWLSGPPDVVVPNSAGRLAPGIDIRGAGGYLVGPGSRTGQGVYAAAPGSAHLAPAPCPRSLLRLLLPPPRAHHPTPPATGGHGQGLVQFVLAAHEGQRNTRLFWAACRAYEDGIGPALVDALVEAARSTGLSEREARATIASAARLTGDRP
- a CDS encoding lipid-transfer protein; its protein translation is MSLRGRDGLGGRAAIAGIGATGFSKDSGRSELRLAVEAVHAALADAGLTPADVDGMVTFTMDTSPEITVAQAAGIGELSFFSRIHYGGGAACATVQQAALAIAAGVADVVVCYRAFNERSGRRFGSGVRHREPSAEGTALGWVLPFGLLTPAAWVAMAARRYLHTYGLTPEAFGHVAVVDRKYAATNPAAYFHGRPITLADHAASRWIAEPLRLLDCCQETDGGQALVVTSVERARDLPHPPAVIAAAAQGAGRAQEQMTGFYRDDLTGLPETAVAARQLWRTSGLAPADIDVGILYDHFTPFVLMQLEEFGFCGPGEAPDFVAEERLPLNTHGGQLGEAYLHGMNGVAEAVRQIRGTAVNRIPGAERVLVTAGTGVPTSGLVLTADPQG
- a CDS encoding MFS transporter, giving the protein MPSATTTTTASRRVGTAPVRQARTPSPGLFLTLLAVCSAVTAANIYLAAPLLSLMARDFGSAPSAVAWIASVAQLGYAVGLLFFAPLGDSVNRRRLVGGLTLVTTVALAASAAAPGVTALAVAVFVASAATVIPQLLVPLVAERAPAERRARHVAAVIAGLFTGIVAARVLGGLAGQAFGWRWVFAGAAVLTLVLGLATALVLPSQRRREGPLFAGLAALPSVLRRSPDLWRACLRQAGMFGAWSALWTSLALLLTGPAYGLSTATAGLFGLFGLTASAVAPLAGGLVDRFGAERVVRSAYLLATVSVPLFWLGGHTLGALFAAAVLIHAALVASHVANQTLALTATSTPATANTAYVVSGFAGGAGASALAGFAFSHFGWGGVCGVAAVWLLLGWGLSWSRR